The Haloplasma contractile SSD-17B genome has a window encoding:
- the mutM gene encoding DNA-formamidopyrimidine glycosylase, translating into MLPELPEVETVRQTLRTKILDKSIKAVDILYEPIIKTDLSHFKQTIINQTINEIERRGKYILIKLDDHYLISHLRMEGKYYIRNSLHETSKHEHVIFHLDDGTQLRYHDVRKFGTMHLKSLEEVHIGEPLEKLGYEPHDELLTFSYLKPKLKKSKRPIKTALLDQTIIAGLGNIYVDEVIFLSKLHPEQSADSLSDRDIKQIIQASKQVIIKAIKLGGTTIRSYTSEEGVHGRFQNELTVHMRKDEPCITCKETIIKMKVGGRGTYICPNCQKIKKKRNRKTSTKRTEHE; encoded by the coding sequence ATGTTGCCGGAATTACCAGAAGTTGAAACTGTAAGACAGACCTTACGTACAAAAATTTTAGATAAATCAATTAAAGCAGTTGATATTTTATATGAACCGATCATAAAAACGGATCTATCACACTTTAAACAAACAATTATAAATCAGACAATTAATGAAATAGAACGAAGAGGAAAGTACATACTAATCAAGCTAGATGATCATTACTTAATCTCTCATTTGAGAATGGAAGGTAAATACTACATACGTAATTCGTTGCATGAAACATCAAAGCATGAACACGTTATCTTTCATTTAGATGACGGTACTCAGCTACGCTACCATGATGTCAGGAAATTTGGTACCATGCATCTAAAGTCATTAGAAGAAGTACACATAGGAGAACCATTAGAGAAACTGGGCTATGAACCACATGATGAATTATTAACATTCTCTTACTTAAAACCAAAACTAAAGAAGAGTAAAAGACCGATTAAAACTGCTCTATTAGACCAAACTATAATCGCTGGACTTGGCAATATATATGTTGATGAAGTCATTTTCTTATCTAAATTACATCCAGAACAATCAGCTGATTCATTAAGTGACAGGGATATTAAACAGATCATACAAGCGTCCAAACAGGTCATAATAAAGGCGATTAAACTTGGTGGAACAACAATTCGTTCATATACTAGTGAAGAAGGGGTGCATGGAAGGTTTCAAAATGAGTTAACGGTACATATGCGAAAAGATGAGCCATGTATTACCTGTAAAGAGACTATAATAAAGATGAAAGTTGGCGGAAGAGGGACATATATATGCCCGAATTGTCAAAAAATAAAGAAAAAAAGAAACAGAAAAACTAGTACTAAACGAACAGAACATGAATAG
- the coaE gene encoding dephospho-CoA kinase (Dephospho-CoA kinase (CoaE) performs the final step in coenzyme A biosynthesis.): protein MSIVIGLTGGIATGKSTVAKMFDEEDIPVIDTDKIARDVVDKGKPAYEKIVHHFSDDILLCTGHINRKKLGKIVFKDREERETLNDIVHPEVRRVVEKQIRRNTLLDEDIIVVDVPLLFESGFDELVDYTLVVFTDTTTQLERLMSRDSIKKEDAEKRINSQMSIKEKIVMADYKIDNSMSILETKRQFKQIHNKLKKLCGDES, encoded by the coding sequence ATGTCTATTGTAATCGGACTTACAGGGGGAATTGCTACAGGTAAAAGTACTGTTGCAAAAATGTTTGATGAAGAAGATATTCCGGTAATTGATACAGACAAGATCGCAAGAGATGTTGTAGACAAAGGTAAGCCTGCATATGAAAAAATTGTCCATCACTTTTCGGATGACATATTATTATGCACCGGGCACATTAACCGTAAAAAATTAGGGAAAATCGTATTTAAAGACCGAGAAGAACGAGAAACACTTAATGATATAGTACACCCTGAAGTACGACGCGTAGTTGAGAAACAAATACGACGAAATACACTTTTAGATGAAGACATAATAGTCGTAGATGTACCATTATTATTTGAAAGCGGCTTTGATGAATTAGTGGATTACACGCTAGTAGTATTCACAGATACGACTACTCAATTAGAACGTTTAATGAGCCGTGACAGTATAAAAAAAGAAGATGCAGAAAAACGGATCAATTCGCAAATGAGTATAAAAGAAAAGATTGTAATGGCTGATTATAAAATTGATAACTCTATGTCAATTTTAGAAACTAAACGTCAGTTCAAACAAATTCATAATAAACTTAAAAAATTGTGTGGAGATGAATCGTGA
- a CDS encoding DnaD domain protein: MELTLHINDRFKLTAKNYFSRYNEQVANLLYQPLIGVDAYTLYMSMRNLASLDHENTYLTHRHMITFLNWSLDEFLGNRKRLEALGLLNTYYNKKEDYYTYDLQLPLNADQFFNHSNLNVYLFHAVGEEMYYYLAGLFKAPLIDKQHSENITSCFEDVYVKIEERSSIKHSEPFVANKNKTIEVPLMYQFDFELLYSMLNSNFIDKSALTEENRKEILRIASLYNFDEQIIYTIIIRSTDDGNNLDLKQFYKEAKLFYDNVKVKKKDQKKNNESKCSTKLEILKQLGKSESELNRKEQAYILYKTKTPHQWLKIRQFNTDPITSDIEVIKTLQSDLNLKDEVINVLLDFVIMQTKGTLSTAYAKKVAASWVRNNIDTVEKAMDHIDEVRKRRQTGMNNTGNSRKQNRNSYYNKRRVVEAPDWLEKHQEQVTSSTKKKQENDNQRQDVDINELKQMISSL; the protein is encoded by the coding sequence TTGGAACTTACGTTGCACATTAACGATCGATTCAAATTAACTGCAAAAAATTATTTTTCACGTTATAATGAACAAGTAGCAAATCTATTATATCAGCCCTTAATCGGAGTAGACGCCTATACCCTATACATGAGTATGCGTAACCTGGCATCACTTGACCATGAAAATACATATCTAACGCATCGACACATGATAACATTTCTAAATTGGAGTTTAGATGAGTTCCTAGGAAATCGCAAGAGACTTGAAGCACTTGGGTTACTGAATACGTACTACAATAAGAAAGAAGATTATTATACGTATGACTTGCAACTTCCTTTAAATGCCGATCAATTTTTTAATCATAGTAATCTTAATGTCTATCTGTTTCATGCTGTTGGTGAAGAAATGTACTATTACTTAGCAGGGCTGTTTAAGGCACCTCTAATTGATAAACAACATAGTGAAAACATAACATCTTGTTTTGAAGATGTTTATGTAAAGATAGAGGAACGTTCTAGTATTAAGCATAGTGAACCATTTGTTGCGAATAAGAATAAAACGATAGAAGTGCCGCTTATGTATCAGTTCGACTTTGAATTACTTTATAGTATGCTAAACAGTAATTTTATTGATAAGAGTGCACTTACTGAGGAAAATCGCAAAGAAATACTAAGAATTGCGTCTTTATATAACTTCGATGAACAAATTATATATACCATTATTATACGGTCAACTGATGACGGAAATAATCTCGATTTAAAACAGTTTTATAAAGAGGCAAAACTCTTTTATGACAATGTAAAAGTTAAGAAGAAGGATCAAAAGAAGAATAATGAATCTAAGTGTAGTACAAAACTAGAAATCTTAAAGCAGTTAGGTAAATCTGAATCGGAGTTAAATCGAAAGGAACAAGCGTATATTTTATACAAAACAAAAACACCACATCAGTGGCTGAAAATTCGTCAGTTTAATACGGATCCTATTACAAGTGACATAGAAGTGATTAAAACCTTGCAGTCTGATTTAAACTTAAAAGATGAGGTTATTAATGTACTCCTAGACTTTGTTATTATGCAAACTAAAGGAACCTTATCAACGGCCTATGCGAAAAAAGTAGCTGCAAGTTGGGTAAGAAACAATATTGATACAGTAGAAAAAGCAATGGACCACATCGACGAAGTAAGAAAGAGAAGACAGACTGGAATGAATAATACGGGAAATAGTAGGAAGCAAAATCGAAACTCATATTACAACAAGCGGCGTGTGGTAGAGGCACCTGATTGGTTAGAGAAACACCAAGAACAAGTAACAAGCTCTACGAAAAAGAAGCAAGAGAACGATAATCAACGACAAGATGTAGATATTAACGAATTAAAGCAAATGATATCAAGTCTATAG
- the dnaI gene encoding primosomal protein DnaI, whose product MKSINTIIKGEKDPKLEEMFNQVIEDIKQDELLRSYLVDHGIKLNEDKFEKSMQALFHFKKQYKKCKGCKGLSECTQDNKGFYPALRDHETFVSLQYVPCEYKRSNDSRKKVTNNLKSFFVPKKVLNVNFSSVELEHNERNSAIKYALRFSTHYNGDKYMKGCYLHGNFGVGKTYVMSAMANKLAERGLKVGFVYFPDLIRELKSAISKGTLESSITEIKTMNVLILDDIGAETSSAWVRDEILGPILQYRMLDELPTFFTSNKSIADLVKFYSLTRDGVEDVMKAERLRDRIYALSEEVTMLGDNFRY is encoded by the coding sequence ATGAAATCGATCAACACGATTATAAAAGGCGAAAAAGACCCAAAACTTGAAGAGATGTTTAATCAGGTAATCGAAGACATTAAACAGGATGAGTTACTGCGTTCTTATCTAGTCGATCACGGGATTAAATTAAATGAAGATAAATTTGAAAAAAGTATGCAGGCCTTATTTCATTTCAAGAAACAATATAAAAAATGCAAAGGCTGTAAGGGCCTAAGTGAATGTACACAAGACAATAAAGGCTTTTACCCTGCATTACGAGACCATGAAACGTTTGTGAGTTTACAATATGTACCGTGTGAATATAAGAGGTCTAATGACAGCAGGAAAAAAGTAACGAATAATCTTAAAAGTTTTTTTGTTCCTAAAAAAGTGTTAAACGTTAATTTCTCCAGTGTTGAATTAGAGCATAACGAACGTAATTCTGCAATTAAATATGCGTTGCGATTTTCCACGCATTATAATGGAGATAAATATATGAAAGGTTGCTACCTACATGGGAACTTTGGTGTAGGAAAGACTTATGTTATGAGTGCAATGGCAAACAAATTAGCAGAGCGTGGCTTAAAAGTTGGCTTTGTTTATTTTCCGGATTTAATAAGAGAACTTAAAAGTGCGATATCAAAAGGAACGTTAGAATCGAGCATTACAGAAATTAAGACAATGAACGTTCTAATTTTAGATGACATTGGAGCTGAAACATCTTCTGCATGGGTGCGTGATGAAATCTTAGGTCCAATTCTTCAATACCGTATGCTAGATGAGTTACCAACCTTCTTTACATCAAATAAGAGTATAGCAGACCTGGTTAAATTCTATTCTCTCACAAGAGATGGAGTAGAGGATGTTATGAAGGCAGAACGTTTAAGAGACCGCATCTATGCATTATCTGAAGAGGTCACGATGCTTGGTGATAATTTTAGATATTAA